In one Brassica oleracea var. oleracea cultivar TO1000 chromosome C9, BOL, whole genome shotgun sequence genomic region, the following are encoded:
- the LOC106316474 gene encoding uncharacterized protein LOC106316474 produces MRSLSISTVPLSPFRLQAQTRISTLSSRTNLHSFNLNPTRTVSKVRGLREENDSRFVDENGAVDDMEGYLDNLSLEYDSVWDTKPSWCQPWTIMVTGLSIVTCSWLILHSVLVSSLAIGLVGAWWYIFLYSYPKSYSEMIAERRKRVADGFEDIDGENKTS; encoded by the exons ATGAGAAGTCTCTCCATCTCCACCGTTCCTCTGTCGCCGTTTCGGCTTCAGGCCCAGACCCGAATCTCAACACTCAGTTCCCGAACGAATCTCCACTCATTCAACCTCAACCCGACTAGAACTGTCTCGAAAGTTAGAGGTCTGAGAGAAGAGAATGATTCGAGATTCGTTGATGAAAATGGCGCAGTTGATGACATGGAAGGTTACTTAGACAATCTCTCTCTCGAATACGACTCCGTATGGGACACCAAGCCCTCCTG GTGTCAGCCGTGGACGATAATGGTAACGGGTCTATCTATAGTGACATGTAGCTGGTTGATATTACATTCGGTTTTAGTTTCATCGCTTGCCATTGGTTTAGTTGGCGCTTGGTGGTACATTTTCCTTTACAGCTATCCAAAG TCGTATTCAGAAATGATTGCTGAAAGAAGGAAAAGAGTAGCTGATGGTTTTGAAGATATAGACGGCGAAAACAAGACATCGTAG
- the LOC106315537 gene encoding F-box protein At4g02760, giving the protein MDAPNPKRPRPCHDPSSVVKDPSSLHLAPGFNQSNVDMTISSFLSLSDFPLFSSPLSIGCSFDRVLDKVGTSIDGSDHDRFLDRTLQLASLLHNSTKRCIRKRATLHNSISWPLLPELTTKVFSMLDTNSLMQASVCCTMFNKCAMDRVCYSHIDLTMAATNVDNGVVCIMIHRAGKELRSLKLGSISSTSTFLLTRSCLAPLSFNHGFAGGLLRSLHLYNLTLTPGKSLCAVLSVCPNLTDLKVIGFISGTDKVHSVEHLAPITKNCRLIEHLFLENCGAAGPPSSSSVVEFVDNCPNLSSLTLFQFGVNDAMTRTIIMGFRQLKYINLSGTYGISGSFLRDLGLSCKDSPLETLLLRDCYYLKEREVLLFLNSVLAGDFKSIRYIDISSKHGLVSDGGIATFEPKFPIEELKKQKPGVTFVAIFPAPSSSSSSSSELYSDSTSSSGSSYYSYGEDEEEYDDSG; this is encoded by the exons ATGGACGCTCCCAATCCCAAGCGTCCGCGACCTTGCCATGACCCTTCTTCGGTTGTCAAAGATCCCAGCTCCCTCCATCTCGCTCCAGGTTTCAACCAAAGCAACGTGGATATGACCATCTCCTCTTTCCTTTCCTTGTCGGACTTTCCTTTGTTCTCCTCGCCACTCTCCATCGGCTGCTCTTTCGATCGAGTGCTTGATAAAGTTGGGACTTCCATTGATGGCTCCGACCATGATCGTTTCCTGGATCGTACTCTCCAACTCGCGTCGCTTCTTCACAACTCCACCAAGCGTTGCATAAGGAAACGCGCCACCCTCCACAACTCCATATCCTGGCCTCTTCTCCCTGAACTAACCACCAAG GTTTTTTCAATGCTTGATACCAACTCTCTAATGCAAGCTTCTGTATGCTGCACAATGTTCAACAAGTGTGCCATGGACCGTGTATGTTACTCCCACATCGACCTGACTATGGCTGCCACAAATGTTGATAATGGTGTTGTGTGTATTATGATCCATCGGGCTGGAAAAGAACTCAG ATCCCTCAAACTTGGTTCTATTTCTTCCACATCAACGTTTTTGCTTACGAGATCTTGTCTTGCTCCACTATCTTTTAATCACGGTTTTGCTGG GGGTCTCTTGAGAAGCCTACACCTTTACAATCTGACACTCACGCCTGGAAAGTCCTTATGTGCTGTGTTGTCAGTCTGTCCAAATCTCACTGATTTGAAGGTTATTGGATT TATATCAGGTACTGACAAGGTACATTCAGTAGAGCATCTAGCGCCAATCACTAAGAATTGTCGCTTGATAGAGCATTTGTTCTTAGAGAACTGTGGTGCAGCAG GACCCCCATCAAGTTCATCCGTGGTTGAGTTTGTGGATAATTGCCCCAACTTGAGCTCGCTAACACTCTTTCAATTTGGGGTAAACGACGCAATGACCCGAACTATAATTATG GGTTTTCGTCAACTGAAGTACATAAACCTGTCTGGAACTTATGGAATTAGTGGTTCCTTTTTGAG GGATTTGGGACTTAGCTGCAAAGACAGTCCACTCGAGACTCTATTGTTGCGCGACTGCTATTATCTAAAAGAG AGAGAAGTGTTGCTGTTTTTGAATTCAGTACTTGCGGGAGACTTCAAATCAATTCGGTACATT GACATATCAAGCAAACACGGTTTAGTCTCTGATGGTGGGATTGCAACTTTTGAACCAAA ATTTCCTATTGAGGAGCTGAAGAAACAAAAACCAGGTGTCACATTTGTCGCAATTTTTCCAGCACCATCATCGTCGTCGTCGTCAAG CTCGGAATTATATTCAGACAGTACATCTTCTTCCGGG